A genome region from Streptomyces xanthophaeus includes the following:
- a CDS encoding GNAT family N-acetyltransferase yields the protein MTQTTTRVLEPSDLDAAMDILGREPVENAFVTSRVQVAGLDPWRLGGEMWGWYADGELRSLCYAGANLVPVCAGPDAVRAFADRARRTGRRCSSIVGPAGSTRLLWQLLEPSWGPAREVRSHQPLMVIERPSTTVESDPRVRRIRKDEMDLIMPACVAMFTEEVGISPMAGDGGLLYQARVAELVASGRSFARVDDGKVVFKAEIGAATARACQIQGVWVDPDFRGQGHSETGMAAVVEYALRDVAPVVSLYVNDFNTAARAAYRRVGFREVGAFMSVLF from the coding sequence TTGACGCAGACCACCACCCGGGTCCTTGAGCCCAGTGATCTCGACGCCGCGATGGACATCCTCGGACGCGAGCCGGTCGAGAACGCCTTCGTCACCTCCCGGGTCCAGGTCGCCGGACTCGACCCCTGGCGCCTGGGCGGCGAGATGTGGGGCTGGTACGCCGACGGCGAGCTCCGCTCGCTCTGCTACGCGGGCGCCAACCTGGTCCCCGTCTGCGCCGGACCCGACGCCGTACGCGCCTTCGCCGACCGGGCCCGCCGCACCGGCCGCCGCTGCTCCTCCATCGTCGGCCCCGCCGGGTCCACCCGGCTGCTGTGGCAGCTCCTGGAGCCCAGCTGGGGACCCGCCCGCGAGGTCCGCTCGCACCAGCCGCTCATGGTCATCGAGCGCCCGTCCACCACGGTCGAGTCCGACCCGCGGGTCCGCCGGATCCGCAAGGACGAGATGGACCTGATCATGCCCGCCTGCGTGGCCATGTTCACCGAGGAGGTCGGCATCTCGCCGATGGCCGGTGACGGCGGGCTGCTCTACCAGGCCCGCGTCGCCGAGCTCGTCGCCAGTGGCCGTTCCTTCGCCCGCGTCGACGACGGCAAGGTCGTCTTCAAGGCCGAGATCGGCGCCGCCACCGCCCGCGCCTGCCAGATCCAGGGCGTGTGGGTGGACCCCGACTTCCGGGGCCAGGGCCACTCGGAGACCGGGATGGCCGCCGTCGTCGAGTACGCGCTGCGCGACGTCGCTCCCGTGGTCAGCCTCTACGTGAACGACTTCAACACCGCAGCCCGGGCGGCCTACCGCCGCGTGGGCTTCCGCGAGGTCGGCGCGTTCATGAGCGTGCTCTTCTGA
- the ispG gene encoding flavodoxin-dependent (E)-4-hydroxy-3-methylbut-2-enyl-diphosphate synthase, whose protein sequence is MTAISLGMPAVPTKLADRRVSRKIQVGKVAVGGDAQISVQSMTTTRTSDIGATLQQIAELTASGCDIVRVACPTQDDADALAVIAKKSQIPVIADIHFQPKYVFAAIDAGCAAVRVNPGNIKQFDDKVKEIAKAANETRTPIRIGVNAGSLDARLLKKYGKATPEALVESALWEASLFEEHGFGDIKISVKHNDPVVMVNAYRQLAAACDYPLHLGVTEAGPAFQGTIKSAVAFGALLSEGIGDTIRVSLSAPPAEEVKVGIQILESLNLKPRRLEIVSCPSCGRAQVDVYKLAEEVTAGLEGMEVPLRVAVMGCVVNGPGEAREADLGVASGNGKGQIFVKGEVIKTVPESKIVETLIEEAMKIAAQMEADGVMSGEPTVAIGV, encoded by the coding sequence ATGACTGCCATCTCTCTCGGAATGCCGGCCGTGCCGACGAAGCTTGCCGACCGCAGGGTCAGCCGCAAGATCCAGGTCGGCAAGGTGGCCGTCGGCGGCGACGCACAGATCTCCGTGCAGTCGATGACCACCACCAGGACCTCCGACATCGGGGCGACGCTCCAGCAGATCGCCGAGCTCACCGCCTCCGGCTGCGACATCGTCCGCGTGGCGTGCCCGACGCAGGACGACGCCGACGCGCTCGCCGTGATCGCCAAGAAGTCGCAGATCCCGGTCATCGCCGACATCCACTTCCAGCCGAAGTACGTGTTCGCCGCGATCGACGCCGGCTGCGCCGCGGTCCGCGTGAACCCGGGCAACATCAAGCAGTTCGACGACAAGGTCAAGGAGATCGCGAAGGCCGCGAACGAGACGCGCACGCCGATCCGCATCGGTGTGAACGCCGGCTCCCTCGACGCCCGACTGCTGAAGAAGTACGGCAAGGCCACCCCCGAGGCGCTCGTCGAGTCCGCGCTGTGGGAAGCCTCCCTCTTCGAGGAGCACGGCTTCGGCGACATCAAGATCTCGGTCAAGCACAACGACCCGGTCGTCATGGTCAACGCCTACCGCCAGCTCGCCGCCGCCTGCGACTACCCGCTGCACCTGGGCGTCACTGAGGCCGGCCCCGCCTTCCAGGGCACGATCAAGTCCGCCGTCGCCTTCGGCGCACTGCTCTCCGAGGGCATCGGCGACACCATCCGCGTCTCCCTCTCCGCCCCGCCGGCGGAGGAGGTCAAGGTCGGCATCCAGATCCTGGAGTCGCTGAACCTCAAGCCGCGCCGCCTGGAGATCGTCTCCTGCCCGTCCTGCGGCCGCGCCCAGGTCGACGTCTACAAGCTGGCCGAGGAGGTCACGGCGGGCCTGGAGGGCATGGAGGTCCCGCTGCGCGTCGCGGTCATGGGCTGCGTCGTCAACGGCCCCGGCGAGGCCCGTGAGGCCGACCTCGGCGTCGCCTCCGGCAACGGCAAGGGCCAGATCTTCGTGAAGGGCGAGGTCATCAAGACCGTCCCCGAGTCGAAGATCGTGGAGACCCTCATCGAAGAGGCCATGAAGATCGCGGCGCAGATGGAGGCGGACGGCGTGATGAGCGGCGAGCCCACCGTCGCCATCGGCGTCTGA
- a CDS encoding M50 family metallopeptidase codes for MTLLMTVLGVVIFAVGLLVSIAWHELGHLSTAKIFGIRVPQYMVGFGPTIWSRRKGETEYGIKAIPMGGYIRMIGMFPPGEDGKITARSTSPFRSMIEDARSAAYEELQPGDDSRLFYTRKPWKRVIVMFAGPFMNLILAVAIFLTTLMTFGLNTQTTSVATVSDCVVQQSVKREKCLPTDPPAPAKAAGLKAGDKIVAFNGRPVGDWSVLQKNIRATVGPATITVERAGERMDLKANLIENKVAKTDGNGRYVKDEYVTAGFLGFAPASGYVPQSFGQSVDRMGEMMEAGVQSLVQLPTKVPDLWNAAFNGAERKQDSPMGVVGAARVSGEIFTLDIPAQHQLVFFLNLLAGFNLSLFLFNMLPLLPLDGGHIAGALWESFRRTLARIFRRPDPGPFDVAKLMPVAYVVAGLFICFTLLVMVADVVNPIKIT; via the coding sequence ATGACACTACTGATGACGGTGCTCGGGGTCGTGATCTTCGCGGTCGGCCTGCTGGTCTCCATCGCCTGGCACGAGCTGGGGCACCTCTCCACGGCCAAGATCTTCGGCATTCGCGTGCCGCAGTACATGGTGGGCTTCGGGCCGACCATCTGGTCGCGGAGGAAGGGCGAGACCGAGTACGGGATCAAGGCCATCCCGATGGGCGGCTACATCCGCATGATCGGGATGTTCCCGCCCGGCGAGGACGGCAAGATCACCGCCCGTTCCACCTCGCCGTTCCGGTCGATGATCGAGGACGCGCGCTCGGCCGCGTACGAGGAGCTCCAGCCCGGGGACGACAGCCGGCTCTTCTACACGCGCAAGCCGTGGAAGCGCGTGATCGTGATGTTCGCCGGGCCGTTCATGAACCTGATCCTGGCCGTGGCGATCTTCCTCACGACCCTGATGACCTTCGGGCTCAACACCCAGACCACCTCGGTCGCCACCGTCTCGGACTGCGTCGTCCAGCAGAGCGTCAAGCGCGAAAAGTGCCTGCCCACCGACCCGCCCGCCCCCGCCAAGGCCGCGGGCCTGAAGGCGGGCGACAAGATCGTCGCCTTCAACGGCCGGCCGGTCGGTGACTGGTCCGTCCTGCAGAAGAACATCCGCGCCACCGTCGGCCCCGCCACGATCACCGTGGAGCGGGCGGGAGAGCGGATGGACCTCAAGGCGAACCTGATCGAGAACAAGGTCGCCAAGACGGACGGCAACGGCAGGTACGTCAAGGACGAGTACGTCACCGCGGGCTTCCTCGGCTTCGCCCCCGCCTCCGGCTACGTCCCGCAGTCCTTCGGCCAGTCCGTCGACCGCATGGGCGAGATGATGGAGGCCGGCGTCCAGTCGCTGGTCCAGCTCCCGACCAAGGTCCCCGACCTGTGGAACGCGGCCTTCAACGGGGCCGAGCGCAAGCAGGACAGCCCGATGGGCGTCGTCGGCGCGGCGCGGGTCAGCGGTGAGATCTTCACCCTCGACATCCCCGCCCAGCACCAGCTGGTCTTCTTCCTCAACCTGCTGGCCGGCTTCAACCTCTCGCTGTTCCTGTTCAACATGCTGCCGCTGCTCCCGCTCGACGGCGGGCACATCGCCGGCGCCCTGTGGGAATCGTTCCGGCGCACCCTGGCACGGATCTTCCGGCGCCCCGACCCCGGCCCGTTCGACGTGGCGAAGCTGATGCCCGTCGCGTACGTGGTCGCGGGTCTGTTCATCTGCTTCACCCTGCTGGTGATGGTGGCGGACGTGGTCAACCCGATCAAGATCACCTAG
- the dxr gene encoding 1-deoxy-D-xylulose-5-phosphate reductoisomerase, giving the protein MSDRPAPLADPHLLFDPAAGLRDIVILGSTGSIGTQAIDLALRNPDRFRVTALSAAGGRVELLAEQAHLLRVKTVAVAREDVVPALKEALSARYGASEPLPEILAGPDAAAELAASECHTVLNGITGSIGLAPTLAALRAGRTLALANKESLIVGGPLVKALAKPGQIIPVDSEHAALFQALAAGTRADVRKLVVTASGGPFRGRTRAELASVTVQDALAHPTWAMGPVITVNSATLVNKGLEVIEAHLLYDIPFDRIEVVVHPQSYVHSMVEFTDGSTLAQATPPDMRGPIAIGLGWPERIPDAAPAFDWTKASTWEFFPLDTEAFPSVGLARHVGTLGGTAPAVFNAANEECVEAFLAGRLPFTAIMDTVSAVVDEHGTPESGTSLTVQDVLEAEAWARARAREMAARAAVEARA; this is encoded by the coding sequence ATGAGCGACCGCCCAGCCCCCCTCGCCGATCCGCACCTCCTCTTCGATCCTGCGGCCGGCCTCCGGGACATCGTCATCCTCGGGTCCACCGGGTCCATCGGGACCCAGGCCATCGACCTCGCCCTGCGCAACCCGGACCGGTTCAGGGTCACCGCGCTGTCCGCCGCCGGCGGGCGGGTGGAGCTGCTGGCCGAGCAGGCCCACCTGCTGCGGGTCAAGACCGTGGCCGTCGCCCGCGAGGACGTCGTACCGGCCCTGAAAGAGGCGCTGAGCGCCCGGTACGGGGCGTCCGAGCCGCTGCCCGAGATCCTGGCCGGTCCGGACGCCGCAGCCGAACTCGCCGCCTCCGAGTGCCACACCGTCCTCAACGGCATCACCGGTTCCATCGGCCTCGCGCCGACCCTCGCCGCACTGCGGGCGGGCCGGACCCTGGCCCTGGCCAACAAGGAGTCGCTGATCGTCGGCGGCCCGCTGGTCAAGGCCCTCGCGAAGCCCGGCCAGATCATCCCGGTCGACTCCGAGCACGCGGCGCTCTTCCAGGCGCTCGCCGCCGGCACCCGGGCCGACGTCCGCAAGCTCGTGGTGACCGCCTCCGGCGGGCCCTTCCGCGGCCGCACCCGCGCCGAGCTGGCGAGCGTGACCGTCCAGGACGCGCTCGCGCACCCCACCTGGGCCATGGGCCCGGTGATCACCGTGAACTCCGCGACCCTGGTCAACAAGGGGCTGGAGGTCATCGAGGCGCACCTGCTCTACGACATCCCCTTCGACCGCATCGAGGTCGTGGTCCATCCGCAGTCCTACGTGCACTCGATGGTGGAGTTCACCGACGGCTCCACGCTCGCGCAGGCCACCCCGCCGGACATGCGCGGCCCGATCGCGATCGGCCTCGGCTGGCCCGAGCGGATCCCGGACGCGGCCCCCGCCTTCGACTGGACCAAGGCCTCCACCTGGGAGTTCTTCCCGCTGGACACCGAGGCCTTCCCGTCGGTGGGCCTCGCCCGGCACGTGGGCACCCTCGGCGGCACCGCCCCGGCCGTGTTCAACGCGGCCAACGAGGAGTGCGTGGAAGCATTCCTGGCAGGTCGGCTGCCGTTCACAGCAATCATGGATACGGTCTCTGCCGTGGTCGATGAGCACGGGACACCTGAGTCGGGAACCTCCCTGACGGTCCAGGACGTCCTTGAAGCGGAGGCCTGGGCCAGGGCCCGGGCGCGGGAGATGGCGGCACGGGCCGCCGTGGAGGCGCGCGCATGA